The Lysinibacillus pakistanensis genome includes a window with the following:
- a CDS encoding argininosuccinate synthase, producing the protein MANKKVVLAYSGGLDTSVAIPWLKEQGWDVIAVCLDVGEGKDLEFIKNKALQVGAIESYMVDAKDEFAEGYALISLQAHTWYEQKYPLVSALSRPLISKKLVEIANQVGADAVAHGCTGKGNDQVRFEVSIKALNPDLEVLAPVREWGWSRDEEIEYAMKHNVPIPATLDSPFSIDQNLWGRANEAGIMEDPWVSPPEEAYGLTVSVENAPDEAEYVEIEFVAGKPVALNGKEMKLADLIQELNAVAGAHGVGRIDHVENRLVGIKSREVYEIPGAKVLLTAHKELEDLTLVKELAHFKPVIEKKLSELIYDGLWFSPLRDALEAFLAQSQQYVNGTVRVKLFKGHAIVEGRKSPNSLYSEKLATYSKEDQFNHASAVGFIELWGLPTVVNSSVNKK; encoded by the coding sequence ATGGCAAATAAAAAAGTAGTATTAGCATACTCAGGAGGTCTTGATACTTCTGTAGCAATTCCATGGTTAAAAGAACAAGGTTGGGACGTTATTGCAGTTTGTCTTGACGTTGGTGAGGGGAAAGATCTTGAGTTTATTAAAAATAAAGCTCTTCAAGTAGGGGCAATTGAATCATATATGGTAGATGCAAAGGATGAATTTGCTGAAGGCTATGCACTGATTTCATTACAAGCACATACTTGGTATGAACAAAAATATCCATTAGTATCAGCGCTTTCTCGTCCACTAATCTCGAAAAAGTTAGTGGAGATTGCCAACCAAGTGGGCGCTGACGCAGTAGCTCATGGTTGTACAGGAAAAGGGAATGACCAAGTTCGTTTCGAGGTTTCTATTAAAGCATTAAATCCAGATTTAGAGGTATTAGCTCCTGTACGTGAATGGGGCTGGAGCCGTGACGAGGAAATCGAATATGCAATGAAGCATAATGTGCCTATTCCTGCAACATTAGATTCACCATTCTCGATTGATCAAAACTTATGGGGTCGCGCAAACGAAGCGGGAATCATGGAAGACCCATGGGTTTCACCACCAGAAGAAGCTTACGGTTTAACTGTTTCTGTTGAAAATGCACCAGATGAAGCTGAATATGTGGAAATCGAATTTGTGGCTGGTAAACCGGTTGCATTAAACGGAAAAGAAATGAAGCTTGCTGATTTAATTCAAGAACTAAATGCAGTAGCTGGTGCCCATGGTGTTGGCCGTATTGACCATGTAGAAAACCGTTTAGTAGGTATTAAATCTCGTGAAGTATATGAAATTCCTGGAGCAAAAGTGCTGTTAACGGCTCATAAAGAGCTTGAGGATTTAACACTTGTAAAAGAATTAGCACACTTCAAGCCAGTTATTGAGAAAAAGCTATCAGAATTAATTTATGATGGTTTGTGGTTCTCACCATTACGTGATGCACTTGAAGCATTCCTTGCACAATCACAGCAATATGTAAATGGTACAGTACGTGTGAAACTATTCAAAGGTCATGCGATTGTAGAAGGACGTAAATCACCAAATTCATTATACAGTGAAAAGCTAGCAACATACTCAAAAGAAGATCAATTCAACCACGCTTCAGCAGTAGGCTTTATCGAGTTATGGGGCCTACCAACAGTAGTGAACTCTTCTGTCAATAAAAAATAA
- the argH gene encoding argininosuccinate lyase — protein sequence MTKLWGGRFQKSAEAWVDEFGASIGFDQQLVLEDLEGSVAHVTMLGATGILPATDVEAILVGLAKLQEKAIAGELEFTVANEDIHLNLEKMLIDLIGPVGGKLHTGRSRNDQVATDMHIFLKKRVNEAIGLIETFQKTLLEKAEVHVETIAPGYTHLQRAQPISFAHHLMAYFWMLERDKQRFTESMKRIDILPLGAGAMAGTTFPIDRLKSAELLGFSEVYANSMDAVSDRDFIVEFLSNASLLMAHLSRFAEEIILWSTDEFKFIELDDAFSTGSSIMPQKKNPDMAELIRGKTGRVYGNLMGLLTVLKGTPLTYNKDMQEDKEGMFDTVHTILGSLKIFEGMIRTMTVKTERLHQAVHADFSNATELADYLATKGMPFREAHEVTGKLVFTCIQKGIYLLDLPLEDMQQESELIEADIYDVLAPEAAVRRRHSLGGTGFDQVKIQIDKAKACLV from the coding sequence ATGACAAAACTTTGGGGCGGACGTTTCCAAAAATCAGCCGAAGCATGGGTGGACGAATTCGGCGCATCGATTGGCTTTGACCAACAGCTTGTTCTAGAAGACCTAGAAGGTAGTGTTGCACATGTTACGATGCTTGGTGCAACAGGTATTTTACCAGCAACAGACGTAGAGGCTATTCTTGTTGGTCTTGCAAAGCTACAGGAAAAAGCAATTGCAGGTGAGCTTGAATTTACTGTTGCGAATGAAGATATCCATTTAAATCTTGAGAAGATGCTGATCGATTTAATCGGTCCTGTAGGCGGGAAGCTTCACACAGGTCGTAGCCGAAATGATCAAGTAGCAACAGATATGCATATTTTCTTAAAAAAACGTGTAAACGAAGCGATTGGATTAATTGAAACTTTCCAAAAAACATTGCTTGAAAAAGCTGAGGTGCATGTAGAAACAATTGCTCCAGGCTATACACATCTACAACGTGCACAACCAATCTCATTTGCACATCATTTAATGGCTTATTTCTGGATGCTAGAGCGCGATAAACAGCGCTTTACAGAATCGATGAAGCGCATTGATATCCTACCGTTAGGGGCAGGTGCCATGGCTGGGACAACTTTCCCAATCGATCGATTAAAATCAGCAGAGCTTTTAGGCTTTAGTGAGGTTTATGCCAACTCCATGGATGCGGTGAGTGATCGCGATTTTATCGTGGAATTTTTAAGCAATGCATCATTATTAATGGCGCATTTATCACGCTTTGCAGAGGAAATTATTCTATGGTCAACAGATGAATTTAAGTTTATCGAATTGGATGATGCCTTCTCAACAGGTTCTTCCATTATGCCACAGAAGAAAAATCCTGATATGGCAGAGTTAATCCGTGGTAAAACAGGACGTGTTTATGGAAACCTAATGGGCTTGTTAACGGTTCTAAAAGGCACACCATTAACATACAACAAAGATATGCAGGAGGATAAAGAAGGTATGTTTGATACTGTCCATACCATTCTTGGCTCTCTAAAAATCTTTGAAGGTATGATTCGCACGATGACTGTTAAGACAGAACGTTTACATCAGGCAGTACATGCTGACTTCTCCAATGCGACGGAGCTAGCAGATTATCTTGCAACAAAGGGTATGCCTTTCCGTGAGGCACATGAAGTGACTGGAAAGCTTGTGTTCACTTGTATTCAAAAGGGCATCTATTTATTAGATTTACCACTTGAAGATATGCAACAAGAAAGTGAACTAATTGAAGCAGATATTTATGATGTGCTAGCACCAGAAGCGGCAGTTCGACGTCGTCATTCTTTAGGTGGTACCGGCTTTGATCAGGTAAAAATCCAAATTGACAAAGCAAAGGCTTGCCTTGTTTAA
- a CDS encoding GntR family transcriptional regulator, producing MQIRLDPSDELQLYKQLANQIIELIAKGELKNGDTLPSVRSMATDLDINVSTVSKSYHELEEKGLITLKPKAKAVIIGGQKRELEEIEVEKVENALKPIMAEAFARGLEKEQMTSLFQRILKQWK from the coding sequence ATGCAAATACGTTTAGATCCAAGCGATGAGTTACAGCTCTATAAACAATTAGCCAATCAAATAATTGAATTAATTGCTAAAGGAGAGCTCAAAAACGGTGATACTTTACCATCAGTGCGTTCTATGGCTACGGATTTAGATATTAATGTCAGTACAGTGAGTAAAAGTTATCATGAACTTGAAGAAAAAGGCTTAATCACATTAAAGCCGAAAGCAAAAGCTGTCATTATAGGTGGTCAAAAGCGGGAGCTAGAAGAAATAGAAGTTGAAAAAGTAGAAAATGCCTTAAAGCCCATAATGGCAGAAGCTTTTGCACGTGGGTTAGAAAAAGAACAAATGACAAGTTTGTTCCAGCGAATTTTAAAACAATGGAAGTAG
- a CDS encoding alpha/beta hydrolase, translated as MKKLFLLCCTILLLVACGQKEAVAESKLTKEKRSMNEQFIGKWEGNIETPNGALPIIVELKQDGGTLSVPIQGISNLPLNKVTYSGNKVSVSINLNGSAIAINGTFKDEQIEATFQQNGGSFPLLLKSYKEQPITYETMKIPVQNGELTVALQKTSKKPSPVALIIAGSGPTDKDGNSTLAGKNNSLKMIAEGLADEGITTVRYDKRGLGDNQSLLTKEEDGTFDQYVDDAVQVINALLADKSYSSVHIIGHSEGALIGLLAAQKTNVASYVSIAGVGRPLDVVLLEQLNGQLTPKLYKESTAILKSLKQGKQVKNISPKLQAIFRPAIQPYLISMLKYNPADELTKVQSRVLIVQGTNDLQVKEDDAEALKKGKQEAKLLYMKDMNHVLKKAPTDRAGNLATYADPTLPLHEELLPALQQFIINEK; from the coding sequence ATGAAGAAGTTATTTTTGTTATGCTGTACCATTTTACTGTTAGTTGCATGCGGACAAAAAGAGGCGGTTGCGGAAAGTAAATTGACAAAGGAGAAACGTTCAATGAATGAACAGTTTATCGGAAAATGGGAAGGGAATATTGAGACACCAAATGGCGCTCTCCCTATTATTGTAGAGTTAAAACAGGATGGTGGGACATTATCAGTACCTATACAAGGTATATCGAATCTTCCATTAAATAAAGTTACGTATTCGGGTAATAAGGTGAGTGTTTCCATTAACTTAAATGGCTCTGCTATTGCTATTAATGGAACCTTCAAAGATGAACAAATAGAAGCAACGTTCCAACAGAATGGGGGTTCATTCCCACTTTTATTAAAATCTTATAAAGAACAACCAATTACGTATGAAACAATGAAGATACCTGTTCAAAATGGTGAATTAACTGTAGCACTTCAAAAGACTAGCAAAAAACCATCTCCAGTAGCACTCATCATTGCTGGCTCTGGTCCAACTGATAAAGACGGCAATTCCACTTTAGCAGGTAAAAATAATAGCTTAAAAATGATTGCGGAAGGTTTGGCAGATGAAGGAATCACAACTGTCCGCTATGATAAAAGAGGATTAGGGGATAATCAATCTCTCTTAACAAAGGAAGAGGATGGAACGTTTGATCAATACGTAGATGACGCTGTTCAAGTAATTAATGCGCTACTAGCTGATAAATCCTATTCAAGTGTGCACATTATTGGGCATAGCGAAGGAGCACTTATTGGATTACTAGCTGCACAAAAAACAAATGTAGCATCCTATGTTTCAATTGCAGGTGTTGGAAGACCCTTAGATGTTGTGCTATTAGAGCAATTAAATGGTCAATTGACACCAAAACTTTATAAAGAATCAACGGCTATTCTAAAATCTCTCAAACAAGGCAAGCAGGTGAAGAACATTTCTCCTAAATTACAGGCAATTTTCCGTCCTGCTATTCAGCCTTATTTGATTTCCATGTTAAAATATAATCCAGCAGATGAGCTTACGAAAGTACAAAGTCGAGTATTAATTGTGCAGGGTACCAATGATCTACAGGTAAAGGAAGATGATGCAGAAGCTTTAAAGAAAGGGAAGCAAGAGGCAAAGCTGCTCTATATGAAGGATATGAACCATGTATTGAAAAAGGCCCCAACAGATCGCGCTGGGAATTTAGCAACCTATGCAGACCCTACATTACCGCTACATGAAGAATTGCTACCAGCACTTCAGCAATTTATTATAAATGAGAAATAG
- a CDS encoding MBL fold metallo-hydrolase, which yields MNCYSLVVQKGETALSIYKIEIPTPYEVGDVNAFVVKGDALTLFDVGPKTMEAYDALKWGIRAAGYELRDIEQVVLTHHHPDHAGWVDAFPHAEILGHAYNDKWLRHDEEFLRYHERFYSERLFEHGVPQEYIQPSVHVRRELELVGERPLTQILGDGDEVPGHPGLKAIETLGHAQSHFIFWDEKTHHVIGGDLLLEKITPNPLIEPPLDRTIGRTKSLLQYNKSLEILRQLPVKMMHTGHGAELEDIPLLIDKRLERQHQQSMKVLELLGEDQLTVVQVTMRLYPAIFQRKLGLTLSKTLGHLDYLEANHYITSTKTEEGIYVFKRK from the coding sequence ATGAATTGTTATTCACTAGTAGTACAAAAGGGGGAAACAGCTTTGTCTATATACAAAATAGAAATACCAACACCCTATGAAGTAGGAGATGTCAATGCATTTGTTGTCAAAGGTGATGCACTAACACTTTTTGATGTTGGACCAAAAACAATGGAAGCCTATGATGCATTGAAATGGGGGATTCGAGCAGCAGGCTACGAATTAAGGGATATTGAACAGGTTGTACTCACCCACCACCATCCAGATCATGCAGGTTGGGTAGATGCCTTTCCACATGCAGAAATTTTGGGGCATGCCTATAACGATAAGTGGCTTCGTCATGACGAGGAGTTTTTACGATATCATGAACGATTTTATAGTGAACGCTTATTTGAGCATGGCGTTCCACAGGAATATATTCAGCCGAGTGTACATGTACGTCGCGAATTAGAGCTTGTCGGTGAACGTCCATTAACACAAATTCTAGGTGATGGAGATGAAGTGCCTGGTCATCCGGGCTTAAAGGCGATTGAAACATTAGGTCACGCACAAAGTCACTTCATCTTCTGGGATGAAAAAACACATCATGTGATTGGTGGGGATTTATTATTGGAAAAAATTACGCCAAACCCTTTAATTGAACCACCATTGGATCGTACAATAGGACGTACTAAATCATTACTACAGTATAATAAATCACTTGAAATTTTACGACAATTGCCAGTGAAAATGATGCATACAGGTCATGGTGCAGAATTAGAGGATATTCCTTTATTAATCGATAAACGTCTAGAACGTCAGCATCAGCAATCGATGAAGGTATTAGAGCTATTAGGTGAAGATCAACTAACGGTTGTTCAAGTTACAATGCGCCTGTATCCGGCTATTTTTCAGCGTAAACTAGGTTTAACACTATCCAAAACACTTGGACATTTAGATTATTTAGAAGCCAATCATTATATTACATCTACGAAAACTGAGGAAGGCATTTATGTATTTAAAAGAAAGTAG
- a CDS encoding MarR family winged helix-turn-helix transcriptional regulator, which yields MEWKSKFNDPKESSGFLLWQVTQAWQRMITKELSRIDLTHVQFVLLTACDYLHVNGETVTQKRLSDFTKLNGMMVSDVVRTLEAKGFIRRNKNPLDKREILLSPTEEGSNKIKIALPIVENTDAQFFKPIQDKQHSFNQELLSLLALKEEMDE from the coding sequence GTGGAATGGAAATCAAAGTTTAATGATCCAAAAGAAAGCTCAGGTTTTTTATTATGGCAAGTTACACAAGCTTGGCAAAGGATGATTACAAAGGAACTGAGCAGGATAGATCTGACGCATGTCCAGTTTGTGCTATTAACTGCGTGTGATTATCTACATGTAAATGGTGAGACGGTTACTCAAAAAAGACTCTCAGATTTTACCAAATTAAACGGTATGATGGTTTCAGATGTTGTCAGAACACTTGAGGCTAAAGGATTTATTCGTAGAAACAAAAACCCTTTAGATAAGCGCGAGATACTACTTTCTCCAACTGAAGAGGGGTCAAATAAAATTAAAATAGCGTTACCAATTGTTGAAAATACGGATGCTCAATTTTTTAAACCTATTCAGGATAAACAACATAGCTTTAACCAGGAGCTGCTCTCACTGTTAGCTTTAAAAGAAGAGATGGATGAATGA
- a CDS encoding CPBP family intramembrane glutamic endopeptidase: MSKEKKLKKPIVSFILLTNIIFWPLFCLVGVTKMLGLSTWLFVVVHCISSWASTFAFAILFKKIYPGQSFIQFVKSKFKHKIKVSVLLSVSTIQALIFLTIMLIILSKSEVDSIFTLSSWGMLLYYFFKTLLSGPFGEELGWRGFALLELQKKHSPLKASIIIGFWWGLWHLPIWFTTGFTGIDLMKYILFFMISIMSTTILMAAFYNLNQNLIIPIIIHHNFNFFIGIINGNLSDLIMYNAILYGIAAVLIIIINPKKVLYGKKEKSLLYGNPTVM; this comes from the coding sequence TTGAGTAAAGAAAAAAAATTAAAAAAACCAATAGTAAGTTTTATCCTACTAACCAATATCATCTTTTGGCCACTTTTTTGTCTTGTAGGCGTAACCAAGATGTTAGGTTTGTCTACATGGTTATTTGTTGTAGTCCATTGTATTTCATCCTGGGCTTCAACCTTTGCGTTTGCTATCCTTTTTAAGAAAATCTATCCTGGTCAGAGTTTTATACAATTTGTAAAAAGCAAATTCAAACATAAAATTAAAGTTTCTGTGTTGCTTTCTGTAAGTACAATTCAAGCCCTTATCTTTTTGACAATAATGTTGATCATCTTGAGCAAGAGTGAAGTAGACTCAATTTTCACTTTATCCTCATGGGGTATGCTGCTCTATTACTTTTTCAAAACACTATTGTCAGGACCATTTGGTGAAGAATTAGGTTGGAGAGGCTTTGCATTATTGGAGCTTCAGAAAAAGCATTCACCATTAAAAGCATCTATCATCATAGGATTCTGGTGGGGGCTGTGGCATCTACCCATCTGGTTTACTACAGGATTTACGGGCATTGATTTAATGAAGTATATTCTATTCTTTATGATTTCAATCATGTCCACTACAATACTTATGGCAGCATTTTATAATTTAAATCAAAATTTAATTATTCCGATTATCATCCATCATAACTTTAATTTTTTTATTGGTATCATAAACGGAAATTTAAGCGATTTAATTATGTATAACGCGATTTTATACGGAATAGCAGCAGTTTTAATTATCATTATCAATCCAAAGAAGGTGTTGTATGGCAAGAAAGAAAAAAGCCTTCTTTATGGAAACCCTACTGTCATGTAG
- a CDS encoding DUF1648 domain-containing protein, translating into MLIIVGIFIIVGILEAMTPHLARKTNVFGVSIPEPFVKHSQLIKWKRRYSQWVGGIASLCLLVQIGLHLLTAIHEEKVTLLSFLLLYVMLLLSSGLYLNYHIKTKKLKRQEQWEAQTKTVYITDLSIRQKDETLPPIFFSLPIIMTIALMTFTYMNYDSIPDSFATHWNSAGEADGWTEKSHLSVITMPLILLAIQLSFFIMGIGMKSAKLQLSAQAKEASIHRELTQRKYGSWYLAAINYSMTILFVVLHYTTVILKDQTAQYFFPLFIAFNVITLGGLLVLIWKLSKSNERFDDLHTNETAATDDRYWKWGIFYFNKNDPSLVVQKKYGIGWTVNCANKWCYIIICIIFSPILLLIFI; encoded by the coding sequence ATGCTGATAATAGTAGGCATTTTTATCATTGTTGGGATTTTGGAAGCCATGACACCACATTTAGCAAGAAAAACAAATGTCTTTGGCGTTTCTATACCAGAACCCTTTGTCAAACATTCGCAATTAATAAAGTGGAAAAGGCGGTATAGCCAATGGGTAGGTGGCATTGCTAGTTTGTGTTTACTAGTACAAATTGGGCTACATCTTTTGACTGCTATACATGAGGAGAAGGTGACTTTACTATCCTTTCTTCTTCTTTATGTTATGCTTCTTCTATCATCGGGTCTTTACTTGAATTATCATATCAAAACAAAAAAATTAAAACGGCAAGAGCAGTGGGAAGCACAGACAAAAACGGTGTATATTACTGATTTGTCAATACGACAGAAAGATGAAACACTGCCACCGATATTTTTTAGCCTACCAATTATTATGACAATTGCATTAATGACTTTTACGTACATGAATTATGATTCAATCCCAGATAGTTTTGCAACACATTGGAATTCGGCAGGGGAGGCGGATGGTTGGACAGAAAAATCTCATCTCTCTGTCATCACTATGCCTCTTATTTTACTGGCTATTCAACTTAGCTTTTTCATTATGGGCATAGGCATGAAAAGTGCTAAATTACAATTGAGCGCACAGGCCAAAGAAGCTTCCATACATCGAGAGCTAACACAACGTAAGTACGGTAGCTGGTACTTAGCAGCCATCAATTATAGTATGACCATTCTTTTTGTAGTTTTACACTACACCACAGTTATTTTAAAGGATCAAACAGCACAATACTTTTTCCCACTTTTTATTGCTTTTAATGTGATCACATTAGGAGGCTTACTAGTTTTAATTTGGAAGCTTAGTAAAAGCAATGAACGTTTTGATGATTTACATACAAATGAAACAGCTGCAACAGATGATCGATATTGGAAATGGGGTATTTTTTATTTCAACAAAAACGACCCGTCATTAGTTGTGCAGAAAAAATACGGGATTGGTTGGACTGTGAATTGTGCAAATAAGTGGTGCTATATCATTATCTGTATTATATTTAGCCCCATTTTATTGCTTATCTTTATATAG
- a CDS encoding SRPBCC family protein, which yields MWKYENSIITEATPEAIWKLYNSVDKWKKWDGSILEVKINGPFEEGVTGDLTLLGREPLLFTLTEVKENKLFTNTTILEQLSIKMDFRHEIEILGIQTKVTHSVILSGPNAEMIGNQIGPMITQGIPNSMSNLNQLARGDIS from the coding sequence ATGTGGAAATATGAAAATTCAATTATTACTGAAGCAACACCAGAAGCTATTTGGAAGCTATATAATAGTGTTGATAAATGGAAAAAATGGGATGGTAGTATACTAGAAGTAAAAATTAATGGGCCATTTGAAGAAGGGGTAACAGGGGATTTAACACTTTTGGGACGGGAGCCTTTGCTATTTACGCTTACAGAAGTAAAAGAAAATAAACTTTTTACCAATACAACAATTCTCGAACAGTTAAGCATTAAGATGGATTTTCGTCATGAAATAGAAATTCTTGGCATACAGACAAAGGTGACTCATAGTGTAATCCTATCTGGACCGAATGCTGAAATGATTGGGAATCAAATTGGCCCTATGATTACACAAGGCATTCCGAATAGTATGTCCAATTTAAACCAACTTGCTAGAGGTGATATCTCATGA
- a CDS encoding MerR family transcriptional regulator, whose protein sequence is MYTIGQVAKFLGVSRDTLKFYEEKELVKPKQNSENGYREYNRFDIYDITTVNFYREMDIEIKKIQELRKGKSIEGIQSLFEEKMQEVMEEIEYKKLLVKKLQTVQEDCEKVKKFLGTYTIQEMKPIEVKGEIEHHTAYDKYEIIKDNLDNLKQAVTLTSLRRVIQFNEEGVLEDKFIIVKKVEDLDKEIAGEILSHPKCLYTVIEDGRWSTGGKNTDHKVEASIKKAAKENGYELLGLVYINQLLTTYEDGLERAFLEIFVPIK, encoded by the coding sequence ATGTACACAATTGGACAAGTAGCGAAGTTTTTAGGGGTTTCAAGAGATACTTTAAAGTTTTATGAGGAAAAGGAATTAGTAAAGCCAAAGCAAAATAGTGAGAATGGGTATAGAGAATATAATCGTTTTGATATATATGATATAACAACAGTTAATTTCTATCGCGAAATGGATATTGAAATTAAAAAAATTCAAGAATTAAGAAAAGGCAAGAGCATAGAGGGCATACAATCACTATTCGAGGAGAAAATGCAGGAGGTTATGGAAGAAATCGAGTATAAAAAGTTGCTAGTAAAAAAGCTTCAAACCGTTCAGGAAGATTGCGAAAAAGTTAAAAAATTTCTAGGCACATATACCATCCAAGAAATGAAGCCGATAGAGGTAAAGGGAGAAATTGAGCATCATACTGCATATGATAAATATGAAATAATAAAGGATAACTTAGATAATTTAAAACAAGCAGTGACACTTACTTCTTTGAGAAGAGTCATTCAATTCAATGAAGAAGGTGTACTAGAAGATAAGTTTATCATCGTAAAAAAAGTAGAGGATCTTGATAAAGAAATTGCAGGTGAAATTCTATCCCATCCAAAATGTCTGTATACAGTTATTGAAGATGGAAGGTGGTCAACGGGTGGAAAAAATACAGACCATAAAGTTGAGGCTAGTATAAAAAAAGCGGCAAAAGAAAACGGCTATGAACTTTTGGGACTAGTATATATAAATCAATTACTTACTACTTATGAAGATGGCTTAGAACGAGCCTTTTTAGAAATTTTTGTACCTATTAAGTGA
- a CDS encoding carboxymuconolactone decarboxylase family protein yields MNDRFTKGLETIKQYVTEQEADRMIESDALADVAPDLRKMIIEFAYGEVYSRPGLDAKSRALVVITAVVTQGATPQTKTHIKRGLHAGLTQTEIVEALLQLVPYIGFPRVQNALTIAQQVFTEEA; encoded by the coding sequence ATGAACGATCGTTTTACAAAGGGGTTAGAAACAATTAAACAATATGTTACGGAGCAAGAGGCAGATCGAATGATTGAATCGGATGCACTAGCTGACGTGGCACCAGATTTACGAAAAATGATTATAGAATTTGCCTATGGTGAGGTCTATTCACGTCCGGGATTAGATGCTAAAAGCCGTGCACTCGTTGTTATTACCGCAGTGGTAACACAAGGCGCTACACCACAAACTAAAACACACATAAAAAGGGGCTTACATGCTGGCTTAACACAGACAGAAATTGTTGAGGCCTTATTGCAGCTAGTGCCTTATATTGGCTTCCCGCGTGTTCAAAATGCATTAACGATTGCACAACAGGTTTTTACTGAAGAGGCTTAA
- a CDS encoding EVE domain-containing protein, which yields MKQRFWIGVVSEEHVKIGEKDGFAQLCHGKHAPLKRMNAGDWLIYYSPKTKYPDGNPLQAFTAIGMVKSGNVYQVQMAPEFFPYRLDILYQPCHNVSFVHIKSKLTFVSENANVGLLFRRGHFEVTKQDFITIANAMGVDFSGMEIKV from the coding sequence ATGAAACAAAGATTTTGGATAGGGGTTGTATCCGAAGAACATGTTAAAATAGGTGAAAAGGATGGGTTTGCACAGCTTTGTCATGGAAAACATGCACCTTTAAAGAGAATGAATGCAGGAGATTGGTTAATATACTATTCGCCAAAAACCAAATATCCAGACGGAAATCCTCTTCAAGCTTTTACTGCTATTGGAATGGTTAAGTCAGGAAATGTTTATCAAGTGCAAATGGCTCCTGAATTTTTTCCCTACAGGTTGGACATATTGTATCAGCCTTGCCACAATGTAAGTTTTGTACATATCAAATCAAAGCTAACATTCGTATCTGAAAATGCAAATGTAGGTTTATTATTTCGTAGAGGACATTTTGAAGTAACTAAACAAGATTTTATAACAATTGCAAATGCAATGGGGGTGGATTTTAGTGGAATGGAAATCAAAGTTTAA
- a CDS encoding SDR family NAD(P)-dependent oxidoreductase, producing the protein MADKKTIFVTGATSGVGLKMTELLVAQGHIVYATGRNTVALKALERLGAIVIQADLTNLTAIDEVCAQLPPLDVAILSAGVGKFGMAPTLSDEEISQMVNLNVSVPIYLAKRLTLPMIQRQQGHLIFIGSQAGKVATPKASVYAATKHAIVGFTNGLRMELAPYQIKVTAIHPGPIDTPFLDKASDDSGYRASLGRFLLTAEEVAQATVKTIKRPVREVNLPKIMGLSSKLYALAPAAIEFLGKSFFNKK; encoded by the coding sequence ATGGCTGATAAAAAGACAATCTTCGTTACGGGTGCAACAAGTGGAGTAGGATTAAAAATGACAGAATTATTAGTAGCGCAAGGTCATATCGTATATGCAACAGGACGTAATACTGTTGCATTAAAAGCATTAGAACGTTTAGGCGCGATTGTGATTCAAGCTGATTTAACAAATTTAACGGCTATTGATGAAGTTTGCGCCCAACTACCACCACTCGATGTGGCGATACTCTCAGCTGGTGTGGGTAAATTTGGAATGGCACCTACATTATCTGATGAGGAAATTTCCCAAATGGTTAACTTAAATGTAAGTGTGCCAATATATTTAGCCAAGCGCTTAACATTGCCAATGATTCAGCGTCAACAGGGGCACCTTATTTTCATTGGCTCACAGGCAGGGAAGGTAGCGACGCCAAAAGCTAGTGTTTATGCTGCAACAAAGCATGCTATAGTCGGATTTACTAATGGACTTCGTATGGAACTAGCGCCTTATCAGATTAAAGTGACAGCGATACATCCTGGCCCAATTGATACGCCATTTTTAGATAAGGCGAGTGATGATAGCGGCTATCGGGCTTCCTTAGGTAGATTTTTATTAACAGCAGAAGAAGTAGCACAGGCTACGGTTAAAACAATTAAACGCCCTGTTCGAGAGGTGAACTTACCAAAAATCATGGGATTATCCAGTAAGCTTTATGCACTGGCTCCTGCCGCCATTGAATTTTTAGGTAAATCATTTTTCAACAAAAAATAG